In the genome of Sporocytophaga myxococcoides DSM 11118, the window TGATTTTTTGTTTCTTATTGTTATTAAACTCTTCTTTTAAGTCAAAATGTGTAACCTTAGAGTTGTCAAGTTTGTAGATTAAAACAAACTCCATATCTGTAATATCAATGAACGTAGAATAGAGTGTTCCTGCTGTTTGATTTTCTTTATTTTCTGAAGGCAACTGAACAGCCTTCGCTGCGACGTTTCCTATTCTCTTTAAATTAACAGTTTCGTTATTTTCTTTTATATAACTTATGTCTTTCTCCATTGCATTGTATCGTTGACATGGATAATTTCCTTTGGTAGTATCAGTCAAAAGAAAGTTTGTAGCCAACAATACATTGTCCTTAATGAAAACCAAATTTCGTTTTCCATTTGCCCATTCTACCACAGCAGCATTACCTGTCTTATCACCCAAAAATAAGTGTCCATTAGTTAATGCAATTTTTTCCTGCTCTAATAAATCAATGGCTTCGGTTACCGTTTTACATTTAGATATAATTCTATCACCCAGATTCCCTTTTGGTTTACTATACCCATCTATTGCAGGCTCCTCAGGAGTAGCCGCTCCATCAAAAAATAATCCATATTCATTTACACCACCTTGTGCAAAATTGTCCCATCCATACCATAACCTGGCATATTCGTTCTTTGAACTGGGAAGAATTTCGATATATGGCTTTATGTCATACCAATAATCCTCATTATTGGCAACATAAATCTTACCAGTTGCAGGATCAACATAATACAATATAGAGCAAGCATTGGTATTACAATAAATCAATGTGAAGATAAGAAGCCATGTTATTTTGTAAAATAATATTCTCATAATTCAGATTCAGAATTTCAATTAACACATTAGTACCCAATCATCAAATCTTTCAGAAGACATAATATGTAAGGAGGTTCTCATTTTACCTCAATTATATATTTTTCAGGTACCCCATAATCTTCATCGCAACTCATAGTTGCTGTTAATAGCTTTAATTCGACAGTATCAATGCCGATAGATTTTCCCTGCAAAGTAAAAGCTGCTACAAAATTACACCCTTCGCAATCTTCAGGTCCCTCATCAATCGTTTTTCGTCCTAATAAGGTCACATGCTTTAATTCCTTTTCATTGGACAGGCAGTAATAACAGCAAGAATTAGTAGAATAATAGAGATCCAATTTTTCACCGATTGAAATAATATATCTGTCTTTATTAGTATACCTCTTACATCCGCCCAAAGTCAATCCTAATAATATTACTAAAAGTCTTAAATGCCTATTTTTCATATTTAATATAAAAATATCTATTTAAGCAGTAATAATCAAAATGCAGAATAAATAAGGATTGTCTGCTGACACTTCCGGGAAGTGCAGCAGATGTCGGTATTGATGAATATAGGTTAAATAAATGTATGTTTTAGAAACTATAACTGATCGAAAAGATCATTTGGTTTTATCAGGGTGTAATTGCTTATTTTCTTCATTTCAAGCAATGTTTCACCATGCCTGTCAGTTTGAAACATGGATTCAAAAACGGCTCCCCAAACGATTTCGTTATGTTTGTACGAAACCCTCGAGTGCACGACCTGACTGTATACATCATCAAAAGCCTTAAACAAAACAAGAAATTCAACATTAGATTCTTCCAGATCCTCTTTGGTCCAGCCCTGAATAGGACTTTCTGAATCAATAACATGAACCACTGTCCAGTTTAATGGGAAGAAATTGATTTTATTAATTTCTAGTTTAAGATTATTAAATTTCCGTATTGGTCTATCACACGAAGCATCTACCCAAGAAAAAATCAGTTGCACCTCAGCGTCCAGTAATTGATTTTTACGAGCATTGGCAATTCTGAACTGAAATGATTTCTGACCCTTATAAGGCGCTATTAACGCCTGGTCGCTGGAAAGTAGTTTTACATTAGGCATAGAGAAACGACCGTACATGATACCAGTGGCCACTGCAAAGCACATCAAGCCGGTAAGAGACTCAAAAAAAGCAACCAGGTTAGCACCTAATCCCAATGGACTCACTCTTCCATATCCCACTGTCGTCAATGTTTGAGACGAAAAGAAGAATACCTCGAAAAACTTTTCAATGGTATTTAAGCCTGGCCTTCTTACGACGCCCTCTATCCCAGCGATATAGTAAAGGCCAGTAAAGAACAAATTAAAAACCAGGTAAAGAATGATAATGGCAATAGTAAACGTAGCCCAATCAGCAGAAGTAAACCAGTGATACAGACTATTATTATTACCATACAGCATTATCCCTGATCTTCTCACATTAAATCTACCGTCATGGAATATCAGACGTTCGTTCTCTGTTTCAGGAGAACTACCAAATCCTAATTCTTCAATTTTATATTGAGTAGTAAAGGGGTGTTTATTGCATTTTTCTGATTTATTCTCGGAACCTTGCTCCATAACCCAAAAACTGCCTTAAGGAGTCAAAGTTTGAGATATAAGAAAAAACTATTCAGTAAGGGAGAAAAACGACTTTGTTGCCTTGTTTAAAGCATGAATGAAAGAAATTATGTAGGTGGTTAACTATTGTTATTTAAAATTCTCTTCCAGGGCAGCCATATCAGAATTATAAATATCACTCCTACAACTAAACTAATATACAAATGTCGTTCTGCATCTTCTCTGCTTTTAAATGGAATATTATGAGAAGAAGCTCCGATTGCTGTGTCTAATAAAAATGAGAATGGGATATACAATACAATAATGATTGTTACTATAATTTTAAAAGCTTTCTTCATGTAGTTTAACACTTCGTATTCCATCTTAAATTAAAGAATCTTTAACTCCTTTCAAAAACACATGAAAAGATCTTCTCACCTATCCTTCT includes:
- a CDS encoding carcinine hydrolase/isopenicillin-N N-acyltransferase family protein, translated to MRILFYKITWLLIFTLIYCNTNACSILYYVDPATGKIYVANNEDYWYDIKPYIEILPSSKNEYARLWYGWDNFAQGGVNEYGLFFDGAATPEEPAIDGYSKPKGNLGDRIISKCKTVTEAIDLLEQEKIALTNGHLFLGDKTGNAAVVEWANGKRNLVFIKDNVLLATNFLLTDTTKGNYPCQRYNAMEKDISYIKENNETVNLKRIGNVAAKAVQLPSENKENQTAGTLYSTFIDITDMEFVLIYKLDNSKVTHFDLKEEFNNNKKQKIKLY
- a CDS encoding ion channel; its protein translation is MEQGSENKSEKCNKHPFTTQYKIEELGFGSSPETENERLIFHDGRFNVRRSGIMLYGNNNSLYHWFTSADWATFTIAIIILYLVFNLFFTGLYYIAGIEGVVRRPGLNTIEKFFEVFFFSSQTLTTVGYGRVSPLGLGANLVAFFESLTGLMCFAVATGIMYGRFSMPNVKLLSSDQALIAPYKGQKSFQFRIANARKNQLLDAEVQLIFSWVDASCDRPIRKFNNLKLEINKINFFPLNWTVVHVIDSESPIQGWTKEDLEESNVEFLVLFKAFDDVYSQVVHSRVSYKHNEIVWGAVFESMFQTDRHGETLLEMKKISNYTLIKPNDLFDQL